A stretch of the Lineus longissimus chromosome 10, tnLinLong1.2, whole genome shotgun sequence genome encodes the following:
- the LOC135494716 gene encoding uncharacterized protein LOC135494716 isoform X1 produces the protein MEDQNVLINGGLRNAEVKTYHTLPLVRYTTGLRCLALLDLVTVVVLWLAGGESSYLKESILRYNFLTSVFDVAAISTIKTIAIFIILEKLETISMVLLEQPFCFEKANKKFAYHIFLLLLCLVPFMFFVIKGAFVLHNYLNSAVTMHLQYNISLVSAVTFAALELLLAMGSHHFMKRLQLLRIRHVVSYEGPQSRQKKTANFIRFVLLLKDEWLLLVVATIFDTFANILGPQQPKYTGRAVDDALESLDKFKTTMLTLGGICLAHFVSSGIKSLCFHLASQKLMARWRTVAFQKLMKQGMEFYYENLSGEFASRLSGDIARIYKVINDGDVIQFFVGLVQIGLVLYNMFAINPKMTGLFLASSPLWITNIALYGKWQKKLWHSFQAKLARAVATAEVYINAVWTVKCLGEERQSIDEYSEDIRQSYLVGRKLAVVKGLCVSLNYGVGYLTEMVVLLYGGLLLNAGNISPGDFTSMIMYVHNISSVMNNQQVSYGSVMEAYGASLRLIEIIDLKVEDSDESSIQSEMSFEEISFQAVRYSYCARPGRGVLNGVSFTLRKGEVVAMVGPSGGGKSTIASLMPRLCSSDIGKITIDNIDINTIDSGYLRRHVTLVDQSSMLSGGTIRENMTRMENVSMAEIEQASHCAQAHDFINSFQDGYDTFVGERGMLLSGGEKQRIAIARALLTRPKVLILDEATSYLDVAMEDSILIAVGQAVTARGGIVIFMSSKSAVVNTANRVILVNGGKTRELDGEEIGRQKESARQTLACSDSLSER, from the exons ATGGAAGACCAGAACGTTCTTATAAACGGAGGACTGAGAAATGCCGAGGTGAAAACATACCACACACTGCCGCTAGTCCGATATACGACCGGTTTGAGATGTTTAGCGCTGCTGGACTTGGTCACCGTGGTTGTTCTTTGGCTAGCAG GTGGAGAAAGCAGCTACCTGAAGGAAAGCATCCTCCGTTACAACTTTCTCACTTCCGTTTTCGATGTCGCTGCCATATCAACCATCAAAACCATCGCCATTTTTATAATTCTTGAGAAGCTCGAAACGATTTCAATGGTCTTATTAGAGcaaccattttgttttgaaaaagccaataaAAAGTTTGCCTACCATATATTTCTCTTACTGCTTTGTTTGGTACCATTCATGTTTTTCGTCATAAAAGGGGCATTTGTGTTACACAATTATCTGAACAGTGCAGTGACAATGCATTTGCAGTACAATATATCTTTAGTCTCTGCGGTAACCTTTGCTGCTTTGGAATTACTACTTGCAATGGGGAGTCACCACTTTATGAAGAGACTACAACTGCTGAGAATCCGACATGTTGTTAGTTACGAAGGGCCTCAAAGTCGACAAAAAAAGACGGCAAACTTTATACGATTTGTTCTTCTGCTCAAGGAT GAATGGCTGCTGTTGGTGGTCGCCACGATCTTCGACACATTTGCAAATATTCTCGGTCCGCAGCAACCTAAGTATACAGGCAGGGCGGTGGATGATGCCTTAGAATCATTAG ACAAATTCAAGACAACGATGCTGACCCTCGGTGGAATCTGCCTCGCTCATTTTGTGAGCAGTGGTATCAAATCCCTCTGTTTCCATCTCGCTTCCCAGAAACTCATGGCAAGATGGCGGACGGTGGCCTTCCAGAAACTCATGAAGCAGGGAATGGAGTTCTACTATGAAAATCT GTCGGGGGAGTTCGCCAGCAGATTGTCTGGAGATATCGCCAGAATATACAAAGTCATCAATGAC GGTGATGTCATCCAATTTTTCGTTGGCTTAGTTCAAATTGGATTAGTTCTATAtaacatgtttgccatcaaccCAAAGATGACTGGATTATTCCTCGCATCTAGCCCGTTATGGATCACCAATATCGCTCTCTACG GAAAATGGCAAAAGAAACTTTGGCACAGTTTTCAGGCGAAATTGGCCAGAGCAGTAGCGACAGCGGAGGTGTATATCAATGCAGTCTGGACAGTGAAATGCTTGGGAGAGGAGCGCCAGTCGATAGACGAGTACAGCGAGGATATACGCCAGAGTTATCTGGTGGGGAGGAAGTTGGCAGTGGTTAAAG GTCTGTGTGTCAGCCTGAATTATGGTGTCGGATACTTGACGGAGATGGTTGTGTTGCTTTACGGCGGTCTTCTACTCAATGCAGGGAACATATCCCCCGGGGACTTCACTT cGATGATAATGTATGTGCACAACATCTCTTCCGTGATGAACAACCAACAAGTTAGTTATGGATCAGTTATGGAG GCGTACGGTGCATCGCTGCGATTGATAGAAATAATCGATTTGAAGGTCGAGGACAGCGACGAAAGCAgtatccaatcagaaatgtcgTTCGAGGAAATATCATTCCAGGCTGTCCGCTATTCATACTGCGCGAGACCGGGGAGAGGTGTCTTAAATGGAGTCTCCTTTACTCTTCGAAAGGGGGAGGTGGTAGCTATGGTCGGTCCCTCTGGCGGCGGGAAATCAACCATTGCGAGTTTGATGCCGAGGCTGTGTTCCTCGGACATTGGTAAAATAACGATAG ATAACATCGACATCAACACCATCGACTCAGGATACCTAAGGCGTCACGTGACGCTTGTTGACCAATCGTCCATGTTGTCCGGTGGAACGATCAGGGAGAACATGACCCGGATGGAGAATGTCTCGATGGCAGAG ATCGAGCAGGCCTCTCATTGCGCGCAGGCGCATGATTTCATCAATTCCTTCCAAGATGGCTACGATACGTTTGTTGGTGAAAGAGGGATGCTTCTCTCTGGCGGGGAGAAACAGAGAATTGCCATAGCCAGGGCCCTGCTGACAAGGCCGAAAGTTCTCATCCTGGACGAA GCGACGAGTTATTTAGACGTGGCGATGGAAGACAGTATTCTGATTGCGGTTGGTCAAGCAGTAACTGCCAGAGGTGGCATCGTCATCTTCATGTCAAGTAAATCAGCCGTGGTCAACACTGCAAACCGG GTGATACTGGTTAACGGTGGGAAAACGAGAGAACTGGACGGTGAAGAGATCGGACGACAGAAAGAATCGGCTCGACAAACACTAGCATGTTCTGATAGTTTATCAGAAAGGTGA
- the LOC135494716 gene encoding uncharacterized protein LOC135494716 isoform X2, with protein sequence MEDQNVLINGGLRNAEVKTYHTLPLVRYTTGLRCLALLDLVTVVVLWLAGGESSYLKESILRYNFLTSVFDVAAISTIKTIAIFIILEKLETISMVLLEQPFCFEKANKKFAYHIFLLLLCLVPFMFFVIKGAFVLHNYLNSAVTMHLQYNISLVSAVTFAALELLLAMGSHHFMKRLQLLRIRHVVSYEGPQSRQKKTANFIRFVLLLKDEWLLLVVATIFDTFANILGPQQPKYTGRAVDDALESLDKFKTTMLTLGGICLAHFVSSGIKSLCFHLASQKLMARWRTVAFQKLMKQGMEFYYENLSGEFASRLSGDIARIYKVINDGDVIQFFVGLVQIGLVLYNMFAINPKMTGLFLASSPLWITNIALYGKWQKKLWHSFQAKLARAVATAEVYINAVWTVKCLGEERQSIDEYSEDIRQSYLVGRKLAVVKAMIMYVHNISSVMNNQQVSYGSVMEAYGASLRLIEIIDLKVEDSDESSIQSEMSFEEISFQAVRYSYCARPGRGVLNGVSFTLRKGEVVAMVGPSGGGKSTIASLMPRLCSSDIGKITIDNIDINTIDSGYLRRHVTLVDQSSMLSGGTIRENMTRMENVSMAEIEQASHCAQAHDFINSFQDGYDTFVGERGMLLSGGEKQRIAIARALLTRPKVLILDEATSYLDVAMEDSILIAVGQAVTARGGIVIFMSSKSAVVNTANRVILVNGGKTRELDGEEIGRQKESARQTLACSDSLSER encoded by the exons ATGGAAGACCAGAACGTTCTTATAAACGGAGGACTGAGAAATGCCGAGGTGAAAACATACCACACACTGCCGCTAGTCCGATATACGACCGGTTTGAGATGTTTAGCGCTGCTGGACTTGGTCACCGTGGTTGTTCTTTGGCTAGCAG GTGGAGAAAGCAGCTACCTGAAGGAAAGCATCCTCCGTTACAACTTTCTCACTTCCGTTTTCGATGTCGCTGCCATATCAACCATCAAAACCATCGCCATTTTTATAATTCTTGAGAAGCTCGAAACGATTTCAATGGTCTTATTAGAGcaaccattttgttttgaaaaagccaataaAAAGTTTGCCTACCATATATTTCTCTTACTGCTTTGTTTGGTACCATTCATGTTTTTCGTCATAAAAGGGGCATTTGTGTTACACAATTATCTGAACAGTGCAGTGACAATGCATTTGCAGTACAATATATCTTTAGTCTCTGCGGTAACCTTTGCTGCTTTGGAATTACTACTTGCAATGGGGAGTCACCACTTTATGAAGAGACTACAACTGCTGAGAATCCGACATGTTGTTAGTTACGAAGGGCCTCAAAGTCGACAAAAAAAGACGGCAAACTTTATACGATTTGTTCTTCTGCTCAAGGAT GAATGGCTGCTGTTGGTGGTCGCCACGATCTTCGACACATTTGCAAATATTCTCGGTCCGCAGCAACCTAAGTATACAGGCAGGGCGGTGGATGATGCCTTAGAATCATTAG ACAAATTCAAGACAACGATGCTGACCCTCGGTGGAATCTGCCTCGCTCATTTTGTGAGCAGTGGTATCAAATCCCTCTGTTTCCATCTCGCTTCCCAGAAACTCATGGCAAGATGGCGGACGGTGGCCTTCCAGAAACTCATGAAGCAGGGAATGGAGTTCTACTATGAAAATCT GTCGGGGGAGTTCGCCAGCAGATTGTCTGGAGATATCGCCAGAATATACAAAGTCATCAATGAC GGTGATGTCATCCAATTTTTCGTTGGCTTAGTTCAAATTGGATTAGTTCTATAtaacatgtttgccatcaaccCAAAGATGACTGGATTATTCCTCGCATCTAGCCCGTTATGGATCACCAATATCGCTCTCTACG GAAAATGGCAAAAGAAACTTTGGCACAGTTTTCAGGCGAAATTGGCCAGAGCAGTAGCGACAGCGGAGGTGTATATCAATGCAGTCTGGACAGTGAAATGCTTGGGAGAGGAGCGCCAGTCGATAGACGAGTACAGCGAGGATATACGCCAGAGTTATCTGGTGGGGAGGAAGTTGGCAGTGGTTAAAG cGATGATAATGTATGTGCACAACATCTCTTCCGTGATGAACAACCAACAAGTTAGTTATGGATCAGTTATGGAG GCGTACGGTGCATCGCTGCGATTGATAGAAATAATCGATTTGAAGGTCGAGGACAGCGACGAAAGCAgtatccaatcagaaatgtcgTTCGAGGAAATATCATTCCAGGCTGTCCGCTATTCATACTGCGCGAGACCGGGGAGAGGTGTCTTAAATGGAGTCTCCTTTACTCTTCGAAAGGGGGAGGTGGTAGCTATGGTCGGTCCCTCTGGCGGCGGGAAATCAACCATTGCGAGTTTGATGCCGAGGCTGTGTTCCTCGGACATTGGTAAAATAACGATAG ATAACATCGACATCAACACCATCGACTCAGGATACCTAAGGCGTCACGTGACGCTTGTTGACCAATCGTCCATGTTGTCCGGTGGAACGATCAGGGAGAACATGACCCGGATGGAGAATGTCTCGATGGCAGAG ATCGAGCAGGCCTCTCATTGCGCGCAGGCGCATGATTTCATCAATTCCTTCCAAGATGGCTACGATACGTTTGTTGGTGAAAGAGGGATGCTTCTCTCTGGCGGGGAGAAACAGAGAATTGCCATAGCCAGGGCCCTGCTGACAAGGCCGAAAGTTCTCATCCTGGACGAA GCGACGAGTTATTTAGACGTGGCGATGGAAGACAGTATTCTGATTGCGGTTGGTCAAGCAGTAACTGCCAGAGGTGGCATCGTCATCTTCATGTCAAGTAAATCAGCCGTGGTCAACACTGCAAACCGG GTGATACTGGTTAACGGTGGGAAAACGAGAGAACTGGACGGTGAAGAGATCGGACGACAGAAAGAATCGGCTCGACAAACACTAGCATGTTCTGATAGTTTATCAGAAAGGTGA